The genomic window CTCAGGTTGTTGCTGTTCTACTCAGATAACCATAACGATAAGGATAACTGCCCTATACTTCCGGTAATACTAAGGTTGCATGCTGACGAAAGAGTGGTGTGTCGTACGAGAGAGGAGCGTCGGCAAATGCGTGCTTATTCATACAGGAGATATTTCAGGACTGCGAAATACCGTGCCTTCCCTTCTATTCTGATTTCTGAGCATAATTATCAATTTGAGCCTGGCAGGCTGGTGGGGCTTTTTGACGCCCGGAAGACTTGTCTGGGTCTCGGGATATTAATGGGTGTGAATGATAGTCGCGTGGTCATATTCACACCGGTGACTGGAGAAGTAAGTGAGATAAAACTCGCTCGTGTTAAACCTGATTTATAGAGACGATATGATATGAGCAGCAATAGAAGTAGCATTGATGATGATATAAAACAAATTGAGGATGAAATCCGGAGAACGCCCTACAATAAGGCTACTTCTCATCACATCGGACGCCTGAAAGCGAAACTGGCACGTCTGAGGGAGCGCAAGCTGGCAAAGGCAACAGCAACAGCAACGGGTAAAGGCACAGGCACAGGTTTCGATATAAAGCGAGCAGGCGATGCCACTGTCGCTATGGTTGGTTTTCCTTCTGTTGGAAAATCCACATTGCTCAATCGTCTAACCAATGCCAATGCCGAGGTCGCTTCTTACGATTTCACCACTCTCAGGGTCATTCCCGGTACGCTCCATTATAAAGGTACTCGCATCCAGATACTCGATGTACCCGGACTAATACAGGGTGCTTCTTACGGTCGTGGCAGGGGCAAGGAGGTCATTTCGGCATTACGAAACGCCGATTTGATCCTCTTCATCCTTGATATAACCAATAACGCGGTGAAGCAACATGAGATATTAGCGAGGGAGCTATATAACTCCGGCATCAGAATCAATTCCAGACCACCAAATGTGAGCATCCATAAATTGAGCCGTGGTGGAATAAGAATCGAGAGTACAGTGGAGGTTGATGAGGATTTCATTCGTGCTGTACTGACAGAATACAGGATACACAATGCCGAGGTTATTATAAGGGAAAGAGAACCAATCACACCTGAAGAGTTCATAGATGCCGTTATCGGTAATCGCAAATATCTCGATGCAATCACAGTGATAAACAAGATAGACCTCGCTGAGCCTTCAATGCTTGAGAGTATCCGCAAACGGTATCCTGATGCCGTCTTCATCTCTGCCGAAGGTAATATCAACCTTGAAGCACTAAAAGAGAGAATTTATGCTGCACTGGGGTTCATACAGATATATATGAAGCCCCAGGGCGCTCCTCCTGATATGCATAATCCTCTGGTCTTGAGACGATACTCCACTGTCGCCGATGCCTGTGCCGCGATCCATCGCGATTTCTTAGCTAAATTCCGCTATGCTCAGATATGGGGACGTTCGGTTAAGTATGCGGGGCAGCGTGTAGGGCTCACTCATGTACTCGCGGATGGTGATATTGTGAGTATAGTGCTCCGAAGATGAAATAAAAACGAAGGTCTCAGGCATACAATATACAGTTATACAGCCCTGAAAAGGCAACTTTTATTCTATAAATGCGTATAAGATAATATAAATGTGTGCACGGACGATGGAAGTTACCTGTATTATTTTGCCAAAGAGGCTCGGGGAGCGATTAAGGGAGAAAGTAGAACAGAAGAGAGAGGCTATTTGTCTGTGGAATTAGGAGTCGAACTTGTGCGTAACAGTCTAAACGAGGAGTTAGATCCCGAGGATCTTGTGGAACACTACCAGGCTCTAAGCGAGAAATATCTCGCAGATGCGAAGGAATTCTTAGATAAAGATGTTTTAGTTCAGGTATCAGAAAAACTGTGGGGTGCTGTGAATAAAATTTATTTAACTAAGTGTCTATGCTAATATTTTATTTGGGGACAGTTCCAGGTGAGAATGAGAGAATAACAAATAATATTATTATCATGGTGATAAAATAGAAGATATAGCATGTAGCGTGCCGCCGTAACTCAGTTGGTAGAGTGCCCGGCTGTTAACCGGATAGTCACAGGTTCGAGTCCTGTCGGCGGCGTAGGCGTAAAGCCTCTTCCAACCTTAGCTTGCCAGTGTATAAAGCACTGCCTATCACCACCCCACTGGCACCTGCTTCTTCTATCTGTGCTATGTCTTCCACTGAGGTTATCCCCCCTGATACCACCACAGGCAGGGTAGTATAACTGAGTATCTCTTTTATAATAGCGATGTTTATACCCCCCATCAAGCCTTCGACATCTATATTCGTGAAGAGGAGACTGCCTGCACCTATATTTGATGCCATCTTCACCGCTTCCCTCGCTTCTATCCCGGTTACCTCGCGCCAGCCGTCTATCGCCACCTTACCATGGCGCACATCCAGGGCGATCATCACCCTCCGTGGTGAGAACTCATCGGCTATTCGTCGCACAAGTTGAGGTGATTTAAGCATTGCAGTTCCGAATATTATCCTCTCAACACCCAGGTTGAGGAGCCGAAGAGCTGCTTTATAACTCCTGATCCCTCCCCCAACCTGAATTTTCGCGCGCCCTTTTACCTGCCTCACTATCTCGGTGATGATCCCGAAGTTATCATAACCCTCCTGAAGAGCCGCATCCAGGTCTATTATGTGCAAACGTGATACGCCCAGGCTGAGCCAGTGAAGCGCAATCTTCACAGGGTTCTCAGCGGAGAATAGCACTGCATCTCTCTTACCCTGCTGCAATTGGACACATCTGCCCCCTTTCAGGTCTATCGCGGGTATGATTTCAAATTCAAGTCCCATTGGTATTAGTATTTTATTATTAGTAGGAGTAGGGATTGGAGATATAAAAATGAGGGTGAGAAAAGATTAGAAGCCTTTTTTTATAAATGTTGCTATAAATAGGGAAATGGAAATGGAAGATGAAGAACTGTTACATGCGGAGGTGCGATATTTCAATTGCAGATTGTCGGAGGTAATAGAACAGAGAACACGCAGCAGCAAGAGTGGTAAGATACTATCTGACGCACTGAATTATATAAGAGATACCGGAGGTAAGCGACTTCGTCCTATCATCTGTATGCTCGCGGCTGAGGCGGTTGGGGGTTCACGTGAGAAAGCTCTCTCCACTGCTATTGCCATCGAATTATTACATAACGCCACCCTTGCTCATGATGATACTATAGATGAGAATAACATAAGGAGGAGGAACCCATCCAATCCTGCGAGGTTTGGAGCGAAGAATGCAATATTGATGGGAGACCTTCTGCTTGGATTCGCATGTGAGATGCTGGCGGAATGTGGTGAGCCCGAGGTGGTGAAGGTAGTGATGAACGCACTCGCAGACATAGCTCTGGGGCAGTATCAGGAGTTCATGCTCCGATTACGGGACCTGAGCGAAGTGACAGAGCGAGCATACATGGAGGTTGTGGAATTGAAGACTGCTTCAGCTTTTATGGCAAGTGCGGAGGCGGGCGCTATGCTTGGCTGTGGCGGAGAGATAGAACTTGAGAATCTTCGCAATTATGGTAAGAACCTGGGTGTGGCATTCCAGATTCAGGATGATATACTTGATATCTGCGGTGACCCGGCGAAGACAGGGAAACCAGTGGGGCTGGACATAAAGAATAGAGAACGAACTATTCTTGTGATTCACGCATTAAATCACTCCAACGATGTGGATAGGGCATATATAGAAGGTATCATGTCAGGTACTGGAGAAGTCACCAGTTCGGATATAGAGCGGGTCAGGGAGATATTTATCAACTCGCATTCGATAAAATACGCGATTGCACTATCAAGAGGGCTAATACTGGATGCCAAAAGCAATTTAGAGAGCCTGGAAGATACAGAAGCGAGATATAAACTGCAGCTAATCGCTGATTTAGTGACGATGAGGATAGAAGAGCAGGCGCATGAGGATTATTTGAAATACTGAGGTCTGCTCTGCTCGTCTCCCTCTCCACCTTTCTTCATCTCCCTCTTTCGCGCGAAAGCGAGATGTTTCTAAAAATTCGGGATTTGTTATTATGTATAACTTTTTATATCACCAAAAAATCTAAAAACGTTTTAATCTTTATTTTCAATATCAGAAACTCTGGTTGGCAATATAAACTCAAATTCAGGCATATAAGGCTTAGAATAGCAAAAAACCTGCGTAAAAATGGGATAAAACTGACAGATGATAGTCGAACGGTATCAGGGGAAATAGGGAATGTTTTTTACCTGCCAGATTGGGAAAAACTCATTCCAGAGGTAGCACAGCATGTGGTGAACTTCAGTAATATGGTGAATGGTACGATTACGGGTAGAGTGGCTGTAAAGTATGTAAAACTGAATGTATCCAACTATGAATGCCCAAACTGGGCGATAGAGATAGGAGAAGTGAGCTGGGATTATGGGATTCCGGAACTCAGTAATATCGCACAGTGCCTATGATTATATCCATTCTCCTGTACTACTATTTCTATTATCATCAGTAAAGAGAAAAAAGGAGCTGAGCTAACAATGGAAACAATGAACGAAATGGACGAGCTGATCCTTTCTGGGAAGTTCGCCTATGGCAGAGCATTTGAGGATAGAGAGGGGTACATAGTTATAAAGGATGGCGCAATAAAAGAGATAGGTGCAGAAGCTGGCGTGGATGGTGCGATAAAAGGTTTCATTATTCCCTCACTCATCAATGCACACACGCACATTGGCGATTCCGTAGCGAAGGAGCCGGATTTCATGCCATTGGAGGTGCTGGTAGGTCCTGGTGGGTTCAAAGAGCGAATACTGGCGGAGACACCCTATGAAGTGCTGCTGAATGCGATGAAAGATACAATAAATGATATCTTTTTGTGTGGGGCACAGCTTTTTGGCGATTTCCGGGAAGGCGGTCTTATAGGTGTGAATGCATTAAAAGCGGCATTTGAAGCGAGTGGTATGAAATTAAGGATGAAGATGAAGATATTTGGTAGACCAGGACCAGGTAATGGTGTGGCTGGTGATGCTGATGCTATACTTGGGGCTGTGGATGGAATAGGAATGAGCAGTACCGCGGATTGTAGTCGGGATGTACTCAAAGACCTGGCAGATGCGGCACGTAACTGTGGTAAGGTCTTTGCACTTCATGCTGGAGAACGAAATACTGCTGATATCGAGGATGCGATAGAGCTTGAGCCAGATTTTATTGTGCATCTGACGAAGGCGTCACGGAAGCACCTCCAGCGGATGTATGATAAGGACATTGGTGCGGTGGTTTGCCTTCGGTCCAATATAGTAACGGGCGTGGGAGTGCCCCCGATACGCGAGATGCTCGATTCTGGCTTGATTGTGGGTGTGGGCACTGATAATGTAATGCTCAATTCACCAGACATGTTCCATGAGATGGAATTCATATCGAAGCTCCTCAGACTTGATGAGCACGAGATATTGAAGATGTGCACGTGGAATTCAGCCCGGATACTGAAGGAGGATAAGGTAGGGTTGATAGAGGAGGGTATGAGTGCGAATCTGGTAGTAATAAGGGCGGATACCCCGAATATGAGGGGCGTAACTAACTGGCTGAGAGGTGTGGTGCGAAGAGCGACACGCGCGGATATAGGAGCGATTTTATACGAAGGTAAACCTTATTTATATTCACGTACCCAGCTCCCAGGATTCTAAATATTCATGCTGCTCGGGTGTCAGTTCTTCTACCTCTATACCCATTGACTTCAGTTTCAATTTCGCTACCTCCTCGTCTATCTCAGCAGGAACCGGATATACCTCTTTATTGAGCTGTTCGTGGTTCTCAACGATGTAGCGCACACACAAAGCCTGATTTGAGAAGCTCATATCCATCACCTCAGGCGGATGTCCGTATGCGGCAGTGAGATTCACTATTCGTCCCTCTGAGAGCAGATATAGCTTCCTGCCATCTTCAAGCCGATATTCATCCACATTATCTTTTATCGGGTGTTTCTCAACTGCTAACTGCTCCAGCTCCTTCACATTTATCTCGACATTGAAGTGCCCGGTATTGGCAAGGATAGCACCATCTTTCATTAGCCTGAAATGCTCGCTCCTGATAACCGAGATATCGCCGGTTGCTGTGATGAACAGGTCACCTATCTTAGCCGCTTCTCGCATTGGCATTACCCGGTAGCCGTCCATAACGGCTTCCAGTGCTTTACGCGGATTCGTCTCCACTACTACCACCGAAGAACCAAGTCCTTTCGCTCTTAATGCCACGCCACGTCCACACCAGCCATAGCCAGCCACCACTACCACTCGCCCGGCAAGCAGTATATTGGCTGCATTCATTATTCCATGCAGGGTTGATTGCCCGGTGCCATACCTGTTATCAAACATCTTCTTCGTCTCTGCATCGTTAACTGCGATAACAGGAAAGCCTAACTTCCTATCCCGTGCTCTCGCACGATGCCTTATCACACCCGTTGTGGTCTCTTCACACGCACCCTTTACTGAAGAAGCCATTCCCGCAGCATGAACCGCTGTGATGCCATCACCACCATCATCAAGTACCACTGTGGGTTCTATCTTAAGCGCTTCATTTATGCAGTTGTAATATTCCTCCTCAGTCTCACCTCGAAATGCATATACGCTTATACCACTGGCAGCCAATGCAGCCGCTATATCATCCTGTGTAGAGAGAGGATTGGCAGCCGTTAACGCCATATCCGCACCACCGGCTCTCAATGTCAGTATAAGATTCGCAGTTTCCACAGTGACGTGGAGGCATGCCATTATCTTCACATTATCCAGTGGCTTCTCACGCTCGTATCGCTCCTTTATCATGTTAAGAACAGGCATTCGCCCTCTTATCCACTCTATTCGCTTCTTTCCTGCTTCTGCGAGCTTTATATCGCTAACTATATAATCCTGCGTCATAGAAGCAAGGTTATGACGTCCACTATAAAAAGGTTTTTATTTTGCTATGATTTACCGAGGAATGGAGAGTAAGAGAAGAGAAGGAAGAGGAAAGGAAAAAGGGGAGATGATAGTAAAGGAGATAATAAAAGAGGAGGTTTTAACGCTTGCGGAGGCTAAAGAGATACTGGTAACTCTCACCGAGCGGATGAAGGAGGCAGAAGGAAGGGAGGAAGAAGAGGTGAGATATGAGCAAAGAAAAGCGCTTGAACACGCATCAAAATTCGCTAAGCTCGATGTAGAGGATTCGAAAGCGCTTATAAGCGATCTTATGAAGTTAAAAAAGATGAATAATAATATCGCAGTTCGGATTGCCGATTTGATGCCCAGGAGCAAGAATGAAGTGAGGGCGATCTATGCAAAGGAGCAATTTACACTCTCAGAAGAAGACATAGAGGAAATACTCGATTGCATAGCACGATATATATGAGCATTGAAGCGCCGGGTTCGGGTTTATAGAGAAGTGGAGAGGGATACGGGATGAGAGGGCATGAGAAGCGGGGGCGGGCAGGTAGACGGAGTATAGATAAGAAACGTGAGACTTATGCGCGTGTCCTCGATTATCTACCCTATGGACATCCTGATGATAAGCGCCCGGTATATCAGAAGAAGCCGCTTGTACAGGCGGTAGGCGAGGAGAGGTTTGTTCTGATGGAGTTATCACCAAAGAAGAATAAGATACCCGCAGTTCATGACAGGGTGTATATAGGGGAAGGAGAGCGGGAAGTGATAGACCATGTGGTGAAGAAGCTGAAGTATGAAGACTTAACACAGACGGCGAAGCTGGAGCTGAGGTATGTGATTGAGGAGATAGTGAAGGCAAATGAAGCTCGATTCATAAAGGTATTCAATAATGCGAAGCCCATCACCACACGATTACATACACTTGATTTGTTCCCGGGCATAGGTAAGAAACTGATGTGGGCGATACTGGAAGAGCGTAAGAAGGGAGAATTTACAAGCTTTGAGGACCTCGCAAATAGAGTTAAAGGGCTTTATCATCCCGAGAAGATAATAGCGAAGCGGATAGAGGATGAGATAATGGATGAGAATGTGAAATATAGGATATTCACCGCGTGAATGCGGAGGGTGGGATTTGAACCCACGTATCCCTGCGGAACAGGATCTTAAGTCCTGCGCCTTTGTCCAGCTCGGCTACCCCCGCCAGCAAGTGCGATACCGTAATATTATATATATTTAAAGAAACTTTGGCTTAAAGGGATTAAGTAATGATAGCGAGAAGCGAGATAGAAGAAGTTCTGGTAGATTATGACCTTGATAAGGTAATTGTTGGTGTGCTGGGGTCGCATTCGGCACTCGATGTCTGTGATGGAGCGAAGGAGGAGGGTTTCAAGACCCTTGTGATTGCAGAGAAGGGCAGGGAAGAGCTATATACGAAATATTTCATACGCAAGGAGATAAATGGCTTGCAAAAGGGTGTGGTGGATGAGAACCTGGTTGTATCCCGGTTCGCGGATATGATGAGCGATACGATACAGGATGAACTCAGGTCCAGGAACACGTTATTCATTCCAAATCGCTCATTTGTGGTGTATACGGGCATAGATAACGTTGAGGATAGGTTCAAAGTGCCGCTGGTGGGTAGCCGGGATATGCTCAGGATAGAAGAGAGGGAGGAGGAGAAGAGTTATTACTGGCTATGCGAACAAGCAGGTATACCAACGCCGGAGGAGTATAAAGCTGAAGATATAGACACCCTGGTGATGGTGAAGCTGCCACATGCAAAGATGCGACTCGAGCGAGGGTTCTTTACAGCAAAAGACCGCGCTGAATACCGTGAGAAGTCGCAGCGATTGATACAGAAGGGCATAATCACCGCTGATGACCTCGCGAATGCACGAATTGAGCGATATGTGATAGGTCCAGTATTCAACTTTGATTTCTTTTATTCGCCAATAGACGATGAATTAGAGCTTCTTGGCGTTGATTGGCGCTTCGAATCGAATCTTGATGGTATGGCGCGGATACCGAGGACACAGGAATTGCCGGAGAAGCTGAGAGATCCATTAATGATAGTGGTTGGACATGCATCTGCGACACTGAGGGAGAGTCTTCTTAACAGGGTGATGCCAATAGCGGAGAGGTTTGTGAAATTTGCAAAGGAGGAGTATTCCGCAGGTATAATAGGTCCTTTCTGCTTGCAGACGATTGTAGATGAGAATATGGATTTCTGGGTCTATGATATCGCTACCCGAATAGGTGGGGGGACGAATATACACATGTATAGTGGGCATCCATATGGCAATGCA from Methanophagales archaeon includes these protein-coding regions:
- a CDS encoding adenosylhomocysteinase, producing the protein MTQDYIVSDIKLAEAGKKRIEWIRGRMPVLNMIKERYEREKPLDNVKIMACLHVTVETANLILTLRAGGADMALTAANPLSTQDDIAAALAASGISVYAFRGETEEEYYNCINEALKIEPTVVLDDGGDGITAVHAAGMASSVKGACEETTTGVIRHRARARDRKLGFPVIAVNDAETKKMFDNRYGTGQSTLHGIMNAANILLAGRVVVVAGYGWCGRGVALRAKGLGSSVVVVETNPRKALEAVMDGYRVMPMREAAKIGDLFITATGDISVIRSEHFRLMKDGAILANTGHFNVEINVKELEQLAVEKHPIKDNVDEYRLEDGRKLYLLSEGRIVNLTAAYGHPPEVMDMSFSNQALCVRYIVENHEQLNKEVYPVPAEIDEEVAKLKLKSMGIEVEELTPEQHEYLESWELGT
- a CDS encoding 1-(5-phosphoribosyl)-5-[(5-phosphoribosylamino)methylideneamino]imidazole-4-carboxamide isomerase, encoding MGLEFEIIPAIDLKGGRCVQLQQGKRDAVLFSAENPVKIALHWLSLGVSRLHIIDLDAALQEGYDNFGIITEIVRQVKGRAKIQVGGGIRSYKAALRLLNLGVERIIFGTAMLKSPQLVRRIADEFSPRRVMIALDVRHGKVAIDGWREVTGIEAREAVKMASNIGAGSLLFTNIDVEGLMGGINIAIIKEILSYTTLPVVVSGGITSVEDIAQIEEAGASGVVIGSALYTGKLRLEEALRLRRRQDSNL
- a CDS encoding formate--phosphoribosylaminoimidazolecarboxamide ligase family protein yields the protein MIARSEIEEVLVDYDLDKVIVGVLGSHSALDVCDGAKEEGFKTLVIAEKGREELYTKYFIRKEINGLQKGVVDENLVVSRFADMMSDTIQDELRSRNTLFIPNRSFVVYTGIDNVEDRFKVPLVGSRDMLRIEEREEEKSYYWLCEQAGIPTPEEYKAEDIDTLVMVKLPHAKMRLERGFFTAKDRAEYREKSQRLIQKGIITADDLANARIERYVIGPVFNFDFFYSPIDDELELLGVDWRFESNLDGMARIPRTQELPEKLRDPLMIVVGHASATLRESLLNRVMPIAERFVKFAKEEYSAGIIGPFCLQTIVDENMDFWVYDIATRIGGGTNIHMYSGHPYGNALFRTNMSSGRRLALEIRRAIALDKVDKIVT
- a CDS encoding DUF655 domain-containing protein → MRGHEKRGRAGRRSIDKKRETYARVLDYLPYGHPDDKRPVYQKKPLVQAVGEERFVLMELSPKKNKIPAVHDRVYIGEGEREVIDHVVKKLKYEDLTQTAKLELRYVIEEIVKANEARFIKVFNNAKPITTRLHTLDLFPGIGKKLMWAILEERKKGEFTSFEDLANRVKGLYHPEKIIAKRIEDEIMDENVKYRIFTA
- a CDS encoding amidohydrolase family protein is translated as METMNEMDELILSGKFAYGRAFEDREGYIVIKDGAIKEIGAEAGVDGAIKGFIIPSLINAHTHIGDSVAKEPDFMPLEVLVGPGGFKERILAETPYEVLLNAMKDTINDIFLCGAQLFGDFREGGLIGVNALKAAFEASGMKLRMKMKIFGRPGPGNGVAGDADAILGAVDGIGMSSTADCSRDVLKDLADAARNCGKVFALHAGERNTADIEDAIELEPDFIVHLTKASRKHLQRMYDKDIGAVVCLRSNIVTGVGVPPIREMLDSGLIVGVGTDNVMLNSPDMFHEMEFISKLLRLDEHEILKMCTWNSARILKEDKVGLIEEGMSANLVVIRADTPNMRGVTNWLRGVVRRATRADIGAILYEGKPYLYSRTQLPGF
- a CDS encoding polyprenyl synthetase family protein; the encoded protein is MEDEELLHAEVRYFNCRLSEVIEQRTRSSKSGKILSDALNYIRDTGGKRLRPIICMLAAEAVGGSREKALSTAIAIELLHNATLAHDDTIDENNIRRRNPSNPARFGAKNAILMGDLLLGFACEMLAECGEPEVVKVVMNALADIALGQYQEFMLRLRDLSEVTERAYMEVVELKTASAFMASAEAGAMLGCGGEIELENLRNYGKNLGVAFQIQDDILDICGDPAKTGKPVGLDIKNRERTILVIHALNHSNDVDRAYIEGIMSGTGEVTSSDIERVREIFINSHSIKYAIALSRGLILDAKSNLESLEDTEARYKLQLIADLVTMRIEEQAHEDYLKY
- a CDS encoding GTP-binding protein; the encoded protein is MSSNRSSIDDDIKQIEDEIRRTPYNKATSHHIGRLKAKLARLRERKLAKATATATGKGTGTGFDIKRAGDATVAMVGFPSVGKSTLLNRLTNANAEVASYDFTTLRVIPGTLHYKGTRIQILDVPGLIQGASYGRGRGKEVISALRNADLILFILDITNNAVKQHEILARELYNSGIRINSRPPNVSIHKLSRGGIRIESTVEVDEDFIRAVLTEYRIHNAEVIIREREPITPEEFIDAVIGNRKYLDAITVINKIDLAEPSMLESIRKRYPDAVFISAEGNINLEALKERIYAALGFIQIYMKPQGAPPDMHNPLVLRRYSTVADACAAIHRDFLAKFRYAQIWGRSVKYAGQRVGLTHVLADGDIVSIVLRR